From the Lathyrus oleraceus cultivar Zhongwan6 chromosome 4, CAAS_Psat_ZW6_1.0, whole genome shotgun sequence genome, one window contains:
- the LOC127075673 gene encoding retinoblastoma-related protein 1 isoform X1 produces the protein MSLPAETDMEDTKPSVVMVDNGDQAQFRFAEFSKNELALDEKSCKEAMDLFGETKHLLVANVLSMGNGTTEEAERYWFAFILYSIKKLAQKNEEIQKDEIENTGLTLCRILRAAKLKYFSDLYLVKNSVVWSIIYRYVYLVFNSIAEFFKELPQFVVKAGPILSNLYGPDWENKLEAKEMHANTIHLKILSKYYKRVFEEFFVSTDANVENNSSVTNRVSEYHRFGWLLFLALRVHAFSRFKDLVTCTNGLISILAILIIHVPARFRSFNIHDSSRFVKKSANGVDLLASLCNLYNTSEDELRKTIEQANNLVADILKKKPCLASECETENLENFDRDGLTYFKDLMEESSLPSSLSVLENDYDHMTRNNGELDERLFINEDDSLLASGSLSRGSVSAGGVKRKIDLMTSPTKMITSPLSPHRSPASHANGIPSSATPMIAATPVSTAMTTAKWLRTVISPLPSKPSQELERFLTSCDKDITSDVIRRAQIILQAIFPSSPLGDRCVTGSLQSANLMDNIWAEQRRLEALKLYYRVLATMCRAEAQILGNNLTSLLTNERFHRCMLACSAELVLATHKTVTMLFPAVLERTGITAFDLSKVIESFIRYEESLPRELRRHLNSLEERLLESLVWEKGSSMYNSLAVARPALSVEINRLGLLAEPMRSLDEIAMDINFSCGGLPPVPSLPKPEPMSAQNGDPRSPKRPCTEHRNVLAERNSFTSPVKDRLLHLSNLKSKLLPPPLQSAFASPTKPNPGGGGETCAETGISVFFSKIVKLGAVRISGMVERLQLSQQIRENVYCLFQRILNQWTSLFFNRHIDQIILCCFYGVAKISQLNLTFREIIYNYRKQPQCKPEVFRSVFVDWSSARRNGSCKQRTGQEHIDIISFYNEVFIPSVKPLLVEIGPGGATTRNDRIPEANNKNDGHLAQCPGSPRISPFPSLPDMSPKKVSATHNVYVSPLRSSKMDALISHSSKSYYACVGESTHAYQSPSKDLTAINNRLNGNRKVRGPLNFDDVDVGLVSDSMVANSLYLQNGSSASSSGAPLKSEQPDS, from the exons ATGAGTCTTCCAGCTGAAACGGATATGGAAGATACCAAACCCTCTGTTGTAATGGTCGACAATGGTGACCAAGCTCAGTTTCGGTTTGCTGAGTTTTCCAAG AATGAGCTAGCATTGGATGAAAAAAGCTGTAAAGAAGCAATGGATCTGTTTGGAGAAACCAAACATCTTCTCGTGGCAAATGTTTTGTCAATGGGGAATGGAACG ACAGAAGAAGCGGAGCGGTACTGGTTTGCTTTTATTTTATACTCTATCAAGAAACTTGCTCAGAAAAATGAAGAGATTCAGAAGGACGAGATTGAGAATACCGGTCTTACCTTGTGCCGAATATTGAGAGCAGCAAAGCTTAAGTATTTTTCTGACCTTTATCTAGTAAAAAACTCTGTAGTTTGGTCTATTATTTACCGTTATGTTTATCTTGTATTTAACAGTATTGCAGAATTTTTCAAAGAACTTCCTCAATTTGTTGTTAAGGCCGGTCCAATTTTAAGCAATCTATATGGCCCGGATTGGGAAAACAAGCTTGAG GCCAAGGAGATGCATGCCAATACTATTCACTTGAAGATTCTTAGCAA GTATTATAAGCGCGTATTTGAAGAGTTCTTCGTGTCAACTGATGCAAATGTTGAAAATAACTCATCTGTTACCAATCGTGTATCTGAGTATCATCGCTTTGGATGGTTACTTTTCTTGGCTCTTCGTGTACATGCTTTCAGCCGTTTCAAAGACTTGGTGACTTGCACCAATGGTTTAATTTCTATCTTG GCAATCCTAATTATTCATGTTCCGGCTCGTTTTCGGAGTTTCAACATTCACGACTCTTCACGCTTTG TTAAGAAAAGTGCCAATGGTGTGGACCTCCTTGCTTCACTATGCAACTTGTATAACACTTCAGAAGACGAGTTGAGGAAAACCATTGAGCAAGCCAACAACTTAGTAGCAGATATATTGAAAAAGAAACCCTGTTTGGCATCTGAATGCGAAACTGAAAACCTAGAGAATTTTGACCGAG ATGGTTTAACCTATTTTAAAGATCTGATGGAGGAATCATCTCTGCCGTCTAGTTTGAGTGTCTTGGAAAATGATTACGATCACATGACTCGCAACAATGGTGAACTGGATGAAAGGTTATTCATTAACGAGGATGACAGTCTGTTAGCTTCAGGGAGTCTTTCCAGAGGTTCTGTTTCAGCAGGAGGTGTAAAG AGGAAAATTGATCTGATGACGTCGCCTACTAAAATGATTACAAGTCCACTTTCACCCCACCGTTCTCCTGCATCCCATGCTAACGGAATTCCGAGTAGTGCAACTCCAATGATTGCTGCCACCCCTGTAAGCACAGCAATGACTACGGCAAAGTGGCTTCGTACCGTCATTTCCCCACTTCCGTCAAAGCCCTCACAAGAGCTAGAGCGATTCTTGACATCGTGTGACAAGGATATTACAAGTGATGTAATACGCAGAGCACAGATTATATTGCAAGCAATATTTCCTAGTAGTCCCCTTGGTGACCGATGTGTAACTGGAAGCCTGCAAAGTGCTAACCTCATGGACAACATATGGGCGGAACAACGAAGATTAGAAGCACTGAAGTTATACTATAGGGTACTTGCAACAATGTGCAGAGCAGAAGCTCAAATACTCGGCAACAATCTAACTTCACTGCTTACTAATGAGAGGTTCCATAGGTGTATGCTTGCCTGTTCTGCAGAACTAGTCCTGGCTACTCACAAGACCGTAACGATGTTGTTCCCTGCTGTACTAGAGCGGACTGGAATTACAGCTTTTGATCTTAGCAAGGTGATAGAAAGTTTCATACGATACGAAGAATCTCTCCCAAGAGAATTGAGGCGACATCTTAATTCATTGGAGGAACGACTTTTGGAGAGCTTGGTATGGGAAAAGGGTTCTTCAATGTATAATTCATTGGCAGTCGCTAGACCCGCCCTTTCTGTGGAAATCAATCGGCTTGGTCTGTTGGCTGAACCAATGCGATCATTAGATGAAATCGCAATGGATATTAACTTCTCTTGTGGAGGATTGCCTCCTGTGCCTTCCTTGCCTAAGCCCGAGCCTATGTCAG CTCAAAATGGGGACCCTAGATCACCAAAACGGCCCTGTACAGAACATCGAAATGTGTTGGCGGAACGAAATTCTTTTACTTCACCGGTGAAAGACCGGCTTCTTCACTTAAGCAACCTAAAGTCAAAACTACTCCCACCTCCTTTGCAATCAGCATTTGCAAG TCCGACGAAGCCAAATCCAGGAGGTGGAGGAGAAACATGTGCAGAAACTGGTATCAGTGTCTTTTTTAGCAAG ATTGTCAAGTTGGGAGCAGTCAGAATAAGCGGAATGGTTGAAAGGCTACAATTATCTCAGCAGATAAGGGAGAATGTATACTGTCTTTTCCAGCGAATCCTAAATCAATGGACATCACTTTTCTTCAACCGCCATATCGACCAAATCATTCTGTGTTGCTTCTACGGAGTTGCAAAG ATATCACAACTGAACTTAACTTTTAGGGAGATTATATACAACTACAGAAAGCAACCACAATGCAAACCAGAAGTTTTTCGCAGCGTATTTGTTGACTGGTCATCTGCACGCCGTAATGGATCATGCAAACAAAGAACAGGACAGGAGCACATCGATATCATTTCATTTTACAATGAAGTTTTCATCCCCTCTGTAAAGCCACTGTTGGTTGAAATTGGCCCTGGCGGAGCAACTACGAGAAATGACCGAATACCTGAAGCTAACAACAAAAATGACG GCCATTTAGCTCAATGTCCAGGATCTCCTAGAATATCACCTTTCCCAAGCCTTCCGGACATGTCACCTAAAAAAGTGTCTGCAACACACAATGTGTATGTTTCTCCATTAAGATCATCCAAG ATGGATGCTCTAATTTCACATAGCTCCAAAAGCTATTACGCATGTGTCGGGGAGAGCACGCATGCTTATCAGAGCCCTTCAAAAGACCTCACCGCCATAAACAATCGATTAAACGG CAACCGGAAAGTAAGAGGACCTCTCAATTTCGATGATGTCGATGTTGGCTTAGTTAGCGACTCTATGGTAGCAAACAGCCTCTATCTGCAGAACGGAAGTTCCGCATCATCATCAGGTGCACCATTGAAGTCTGAGCAACCTGACTCTTAA
- the LOC127075673 gene encoding retinoblastoma-related protein 1 isoform 2 (isoform 2 is encoded by transcript variant 2): MSLPAETDMEDTKPSVVMVDNGDQAQFRFAEFSKNELALDEKSCKEAMDLFGETKHLLVANVLSMGNGTTEEAERYWFAFILYSIKKLAQKNEEIQKDEIENTGLTLCRILRAAKLNIAEFFKELPQFVVKAGPILSNLYGPDWENKLEAKEMHANTIHLKILSKYYKRVFEEFFVSTDANVENNSSVTNRVSEYHRFGWLLFLALRVHAFSRFKDLVTCTNGLISILAILIIHVPARFRSFNIHDSSRFVKKSANGVDLLASLCNLYNTSEDELRKTIEQANNLVADILKKKPCLASECETENLENFDRDGLTYFKDLMEESSLPSSLSVLENDYDHMTRNNGELDERLFINEDDSLLASGSLSRGSVSAGGVKRKIDLMTSPTKMITSPLSPHRSPASHANGIPSSATPMIAATPVSTAMTTAKWLRTVISPLPSKPSQELERFLTSCDKDITSDVIRRAQIILQAIFPSSPLGDRCVTGSLQSANLMDNIWAEQRRLEALKLYYRVLATMCRAEAQILGNNLTSLLTNERFHRCMLACSAELVLATHKTVTMLFPAVLERTGITAFDLSKVIESFIRYEESLPRELRRHLNSLEERLLESLVWEKGSSMYNSLAVARPALSVEINRLGLLAEPMRSLDEIAMDINFSCGGLPPVPSLPKPEPMSAQNGDPRSPKRPCTEHRNVLAERNSFTSPVKDRLLHLSNLKSKLLPPPLQSAFASPTKPNPGGGGETCAETGISVFFSKIVKLGAVRISGMVERLQLSQQIRENVYCLFQRILNQWTSLFFNRHIDQIILCCFYGVAKISQLNLTFREIIYNYRKQPQCKPEVFRSVFVDWSSARRNGSCKQRTGQEHIDIISFYNEVFIPSVKPLLVEIGPGGATTRNDRIPEANNKNDGHLAQCPGSPRISPFPSLPDMSPKKVSATHNVYVSPLRSSKMDALISHSSKSYYACVGESTHAYQSPSKDLTAINNRLNGNRKVRGPLNFDDVDVGLVSDSMVANSLYLQNGSSASSSGKKDQENIKMHYSSIKADTRLAKPEMDGKSGLS, encoded by the exons ATGAGTCTTCCAGCTGAAACGGATATGGAAGATACCAAACCCTCTGTTGTAATGGTCGACAATGGTGACCAAGCTCAGTTTCGGTTTGCTGAGTTTTCCAAG AATGAGCTAGCATTGGATGAAAAAAGCTGTAAAGAAGCAATGGATCTGTTTGGAGAAACCAAACATCTTCTCGTGGCAAATGTTTTGTCAATGGGGAATGGAACG ACAGAAGAAGCGGAGCGGTACTGGTTTGCTTTTATTTTATACTCTATCAAGAAACTTGCTCAGAAAAATGAAGAGATTCAGAAGGACGAGATTGAGAATACCGGTCTTACCTTGTGCCGAATATTGAGAGCAGCAAAGCTTAA TATTGCAGAATTTTTCAAAGAACTTCCTCAATTTGTTGTTAAGGCCGGTCCAATTTTAAGCAATCTATATGGCCCGGATTGGGAAAACAAGCTTGAG GCCAAGGAGATGCATGCCAATACTATTCACTTGAAGATTCTTAGCAA GTATTATAAGCGCGTATTTGAAGAGTTCTTCGTGTCAACTGATGCAAATGTTGAAAATAACTCATCTGTTACCAATCGTGTATCTGAGTATCATCGCTTTGGATGGTTACTTTTCTTGGCTCTTCGTGTACATGCTTTCAGCCGTTTCAAAGACTTGGTGACTTGCACCAATGGTTTAATTTCTATCTTG GCAATCCTAATTATTCATGTTCCGGCTCGTTTTCGGAGTTTCAACATTCACGACTCTTCACGCTTTG TTAAGAAAAGTGCCAATGGTGTGGACCTCCTTGCTTCACTATGCAACTTGTATAACACTTCAGAAGACGAGTTGAGGAAAACCATTGAGCAAGCCAACAACTTAGTAGCAGATATATTGAAAAAGAAACCCTGTTTGGCATCTGAATGCGAAACTGAAAACCTAGAGAATTTTGACCGAG ATGGTTTAACCTATTTTAAAGATCTGATGGAGGAATCATCTCTGCCGTCTAGTTTGAGTGTCTTGGAAAATGATTACGATCACATGACTCGCAACAATGGTGAACTGGATGAAAGGTTATTCATTAACGAGGATGACAGTCTGTTAGCTTCAGGGAGTCTTTCCAGAGGTTCTGTTTCAGCAGGAGGTGTAAAG AGGAAAATTGATCTGATGACGTCGCCTACTAAAATGATTACAAGTCCACTTTCACCCCACCGTTCTCCTGCATCCCATGCTAACGGAATTCCGAGTAGTGCAACTCCAATGATTGCTGCCACCCCTGTAAGCACAGCAATGACTACGGCAAAGTGGCTTCGTACCGTCATTTCCCCACTTCCGTCAAAGCCCTCACAAGAGCTAGAGCGATTCTTGACATCGTGTGACAAGGATATTACAAGTGATGTAATACGCAGAGCACAGATTATATTGCAAGCAATATTTCCTAGTAGTCCCCTTGGTGACCGATGTGTAACTGGAAGCCTGCAAAGTGCTAACCTCATGGACAACATATGGGCGGAACAACGAAGATTAGAAGCACTGAAGTTATACTATAGGGTACTTGCAACAATGTGCAGAGCAGAAGCTCAAATACTCGGCAACAATCTAACTTCACTGCTTACTAATGAGAGGTTCCATAGGTGTATGCTTGCCTGTTCTGCAGAACTAGTCCTGGCTACTCACAAGACCGTAACGATGTTGTTCCCTGCTGTACTAGAGCGGACTGGAATTACAGCTTTTGATCTTAGCAAGGTGATAGAAAGTTTCATACGATACGAAGAATCTCTCCCAAGAGAATTGAGGCGACATCTTAATTCATTGGAGGAACGACTTTTGGAGAGCTTGGTATGGGAAAAGGGTTCTTCAATGTATAATTCATTGGCAGTCGCTAGACCCGCCCTTTCTGTGGAAATCAATCGGCTTGGTCTGTTGGCTGAACCAATGCGATCATTAGATGAAATCGCAATGGATATTAACTTCTCTTGTGGAGGATTGCCTCCTGTGCCTTCCTTGCCTAAGCCCGAGCCTATGTCAG CTCAAAATGGGGACCCTAGATCACCAAAACGGCCCTGTACAGAACATCGAAATGTGTTGGCGGAACGAAATTCTTTTACTTCACCGGTGAAAGACCGGCTTCTTCACTTAAGCAACCTAAAGTCAAAACTACTCCCACCTCCTTTGCAATCAGCATTTGCAAG TCCGACGAAGCCAAATCCAGGAGGTGGAGGAGAAACATGTGCAGAAACTGGTATCAGTGTCTTTTTTAGCAAG ATTGTCAAGTTGGGAGCAGTCAGAATAAGCGGAATGGTTGAAAGGCTACAATTATCTCAGCAGATAAGGGAGAATGTATACTGTCTTTTCCAGCGAATCCTAAATCAATGGACATCACTTTTCTTCAACCGCCATATCGACCAAATCATTCTGTGTTGCTTCTACGGAGTTGCAAAG ATATCACAACTGAACTTAACTTTTAGGGAGATTATATACAACTACAGAAAGCAACCACAATGCAAACCAGAAGTTTTTCGCAGCGTATTTGTTGACTGGTCATCTGCACGCCGTAATGGATCATGCAAACAAAGAACAGGACAGGAGCACATCGATATCATTTCATTTTACAATGAAGTTTTCATCCCCTCTGTAAAGCCACTGTTGGTTGAAATTGGCCCTGGCGGAGCAACTACGAGAAATGACCGAATACCTGAAGCTAACAACAAAAATGACG GCCATTTAGCTCAATGTCCAGGATCTCCTAGAATATCACCTTTCCCAAGCCTTCCGGACATGTCACCTAAAAAAGTGTCTGCAACACACAATGTGTATGTTTCTCCATTAAGATCATCCAAG ATGGATGCTCTAATTTCACATAGCTCCAAAAGCTATTACGCATGTGTCGGGGAGAGCACGCATGCTTATCAGAGCCCTTCAAAAGACCTCACCGCCATAAACAATCGATTAAACGG CAACCGGAAAGTAAGAGGACCTCTCAATTTCGATGATGTCGATGTTGGCTTAGTTAGCGACTCTATGGTAGCAAACAGCCTCTATCTGCAGAACGGAAGTTCCGCATCATCATCAG GCAAAAAGGACCAAGAAAACATCAAAATGCACTATTCAAGCATCAAAGCTGACACCAGACTTGCTAAGCCAGAAATGGATGGCAAAAGTGGGCTAAGCTAG
- the LOC127075673 gene encoding retinoblastoma-related protein 1 isoform 1 (isoform 1 is encoded by transcript variant 1), giving the protein MSLPAETDMEDTKPSVVMVDNGDQAQFRFAEFSKNELALDEKSCKEAMDLFGETKHLLVANVLSMGNGTTEEAERYWFAFILYSIKKLAQKNEEIQKDEIENTGLTLCRILRAAKLNIAEFFKELPQFVVKAGPILSNLYGPDWENKLEAKEMHANTIHLKILSKYYKRVFEEFFVSTDANVENNSSVTNRVSEYHRFGWLLFLALRVHAFSRFKDLVTCTNGLISILAILIIHVPARFRSFNIHDSSRFVKKSANGVDLLASLCNLYNTSEDELRKTIEQANNLVADILKKKPCLASECETENLENFDRDGLTYFKDLMEESSLPSSLSVLENDYDHMTRNNGELDERLFINEDDSLLASGSLSRGSVSAGGVKRKIDLMTSPTKMITSPLSPHRSPASHANGIPSSATPMIAATPVSTAMTTAKWLRTVISPLPSKPSQELERFLTSCDKDITSDVIRRAQIILQAIFPSSPLGDRCVTGSLQSANLMDNIWAEQRRLEALKLYYRVLATMCRAEAQILGNNLTSLLTNERFHRCMLACSAELVLATHKTVTMLFPAVLERTGITAFDLSKVIESFIRYEESLPRELRRHLNSLEERLLESLVWEKGSSMYNSLAVARPALSVEINRLGLLAEPMRSLDEIAMDINFSCGGLPPVPSLPKPEPMSAQNGDPRSPKRPCTEHRNVLAERNSFTSPVKDRLLHLSNLKSKLLPPPLQSAFASPTKPNPGGGGETCAETGISVFFSKIVKLGAVRISGMVERLQLSQQIRENVYCLFQRILNQWTSLFFNRHIDQIILCCFYGVAKISQLNLTFREIIYNYRKQPQCKPEVFRSVFVDWSSARRNGSCKQRTGQEHIDIISFYNEVFIPSVKPLLVEIGPGGATTRNDRIPEANNKNDGHLAQCPGSPRISPFPSLPDMSPKKVSATHNVYVSPLRSSKMDALISHSSKSYYACVGESTHAYQSPSKDLTAINNRLNGNRKVRGPLNFDDVDVGLVSDSMVANSLYLQNGSSASSSGAPLKSEQPDS; this is encoded by the exons ATGAGTCTTCCAGCTGAAACGGATATGGAAGATACCAAACCCTCTGTTGTAATGGTCGACAATGGTGACCAAGCTCAGTTTCGGTTTGCTGAGTTTTCCAAG AATGAGCTAGCATTGGATGAAAAAAGCTGTAAAGAAGCAATGGATCTGTTTGGAGAAACCAAACATCTTCTCGTGGCAAATGTTTTGTCAATGGGGAATGGAACG ACAGAAGAAGCGGAGCGGTACTGGTTTGCTTTTATTTTATACTCTATCAAGAAACTTGCTCAGAAAAATGAAGAGATTCAGAAGGACGAGATTGAGAATACCGGTCTTACCTTGTGCCGAATATTGAGAGCAGCAAAGCTTAA TATTGCAGAATTTTTCAAAGAACTTCCTCAATTTGTTGTTAAGGCCGGTCCAATTTTAAGCAATCTATATGGCCCGGATTGGGAAAACAAGCTTGAG GCCAAGGAGATGCATGCCAATACTATTCACTTGAAGATTCTTAGCAA GTATTATAAGCGCGTATTTGAAGAGTTCTTCGTGTCAACTGATGCAAATGTTGAAAATAACTCATCTGTTACCAATCGTGTATCTGAGTATCATCGCTTTGGATGGTTACTTTTCTTGGCTCTTCGTGTACATGCTTTCAGCCGTTTCAAAGACTTGGTGACTTGCACCAATGGTTTAATTTCTATCTTG GCAATCCTAATTATTCATGTTCCGGCTCGTTTTCGGAGTTTCAACATTCACGACTCTTCACGCTTTG TTAAGAAAAGTGCCAATGGTGTGGACCTCCTTGCTTCACTATGCAACTTGTATAACACTTCAGAAGACGAGTTGAGGAAAACCATTGAGCAAGCCAACAACTTAGTAGCAGATATATTGAAAAAGAAACCCTGTTTGGCATCTGAATGCGAAACTGAAAACCTAGAGAATTTTGACCGAG ATGGTTTAACCTATTTTAAAGATCTGATGGAGGAATCATCTCTGCCGTCTAGTTTGAGTGTCTTGGAAAATGATTACGATCACATGACTCGCAACAATGGTGAACTGGATGAAAGGTTATTCATTAACGAGGATGACAGTCTGTTAGCTTCAGGGAGTCTTTCCAGAGGTTCTGTTTCAGCAGGAGGTGTAAAG AGGAAAATTGATCTGATGACGTCGCCTACTAAAATGATTACAAGTCCACTTTCACCCCACCGTTCTCCTGCATCCCATGCTAACGGAATTCCGAGTAGTGCAACTCCAATGATTGCTGCCACCCCTGTAAGCACAGCAATGACTACGGCAAAGTGGCTTCGTACCGTCATTTCCCCACTTCCGTCAAAGCCCTCACAAGAGCTAGAGCGATTCTTGACATCGTGTGACAAGGATATTACAAGTGATGTAATACGCAGAGCACAGATTATATTGCAAGCAATATTTCCTAGTAGTCCCCTTGGTGACCGATGTGTAACTGGAAGCCTGCAAAGTGCTAACCTCATGGACAACATATGGGCGGAACAACGAAGATTAGAAGCACTGAAGTTATACTATAGGGTACTTGCAACAATGTGCAGAGCAGAAGCTCAAATACTCGGCAACAATCTAACTTCACTGCTTACTAATGAGAGGTTCCATAGGTGTATGCTTGCCTGTTCTGCAGAACTAGTCCTGGCTACTCACAAGACCGTAACGATGTTGTTCCCTGCTGTACTAGAGCGGACTGGAATTACAGCTTTTGATCTTAGCAAGGTGATAGAAAGTTTCATACGATACGAAGAATCTCTCCCAAGAGAATTGAGGCGACATCTTAATTCATTGGAGGAACGACTTTTGGAGAGCTTGGTATGGGAAAAGGGTTCTTCAATGTATAATTCATTGGCAGTCGCTAGACCCGCCCTTTCTGTGGAAATCAATCGGCTTGGTCTGTTGGCTGAACCAATGCGATCATTAGATGAAATCGCAATGGATATTAACTTCTCTTGTGGAGGATTGCCTCCTGTGCCTTCCTTGCCTAAGCCCGAGCCTATGTCAG CTCAAAATGGGGACCCTAGATCACCAAAACGGCCCTGTACAGAACATCGAAATGTGTTGGCGGAACGAAATTCTTTTACTTCACCGGTGAAAGACCGGCTTCTTCACTTAAGCAACCTAAAGTCAAAACTACTCCCACCTCCTTTGCAATCAGCATTTGCAAG TCCGACGAAGCCAAATCCAGGAGGTGGAGGAGAAACATGTGCAGAAACTGGTATCAGTGTCTTTTTTAGCAAG ATTGTCAAGTTGGGAGCAGTCAGAATAAGCGGAATGGTTGAAAGGCTACAATTATCTCAGCAGATAAGGGAGAATGTATACTGTCTTTTCCAGCGAATCCTAAATCAATGGACATCACTTTTCTTCAACCGCCATATCGACCAAATCATTCTGTGTTGCTTCTACGGAGTTGCAAAG ATATCACAACTGAACTTAACTTTTAGGGAGATTATATACAACTACAGAAAGCAACCACAATGCAAACCAGAAGTTTTTCGCAGCGTATTTGTTGACTGGTCATCTGCACGCCGTAATGGATCATGCAAACAAAGAACAGGACAGGAGCACATCGATATCATTTCATTTTACAATGAAGTTTTCATCCCCTCTGTAAAGCCACTGTTGGTTGAAATTGGCCCTGGCGGAGCAACTACGAGAAATGACCGAATACCTGAAGCTAACAACAAAAATGACG GCCATTTAGCTCAATGTCCAGGATCTCCTAGAATATCACCTTTCCCAAGCCTTCCGGACATGTCACCTAAAAAAGTGTCTGCAACACACAATGTGTATGTTTCTCCATTAAGATCATCCAAG ATGGATGCTCTAATTTCACATAGCTCCAAAAGCTATTACGCATGTGTCGGGGAGAGCACGCATGCTTATCAGAGCCCTTCAAAAGACCTCACCGCCATAAACAATCGATTAAACGG CAACCGGAAAGTAAGAGGACCTCTCAATTTCGATGATGTCGATGTTGGCTTAGTTAGCGACTCTATGGTAGCAAACAGCCTCTATCTGCAGAACGGAAGTTCCGCATCATCATCAGGTGCACCATTGAAGTCTGAGCAACCTGACTCTTAA